From Myxococcus xanthus, a single genomic window includes:
- a CDS encoding caspase family protein encodes MMRRTTAGEWGRRCGLLAAACLGVWATVSAAATPPPAEEPPVTLRRFALLVGSSEGGEGRERLRYAGSDALAMSRVLGELGGVAVADRVLLLEADRKGLLGALERMRVLVEAAAADGVRSELVLYYSGHSDAEGLLPRGERLTYAALKQGLGAVPVDVRIAILDSCGSGAVTRFKGGVHRPGFLMDAASQVRGHAYLASSSADEVAQESDTIGASFFTHFLVTGLRGAADASGDGRVTLHEAYQFAFHETLARTERSQGGPQHAAYDIQLAGSGDLVLTDLRTSRVRLTVAEDVQGRLFVRDWGNQLVAELQKPAGRRLALGLEAGRYQVVLERPSQRFEAELTVSPKGGSELRAEHFVPMTLTRTAARGGTDMRAEALSTGEPVVLGDMPSVPFNLSLVPPLATTSLWGGVGRNHLALGVLGVRSMQLQGLGVSAGVGWVDGTVEGFQVSGVANVAGGEIFGLQTAFGGNLAFGGGTGGQVSAVFNMAERDFTGFQVSTTANRAAARLRGVQAAVGINLAERLAGAQVGLINISGDVAGAQVGLINVAAEVRGVQLGFINIADDVSVPIGFLSIVRKGRFVLELSADDVMPLSVGIKYGSRTVYVLATTGVGIGKDSLRTFLNMGLGVHVPLDAADRYSLDVDLSYGSWQPNFYGSGPKNTLFRMRATLGWELKRRFALFGGVSLNAYDPSSQDEYRDVSWLPQWKLGRGPGGVRMWPGLLLGVRI; translated from the coding sequence ATGATGAGACGCACCACTGCTGGGGAATGGGGCCGCCGGTGCGGTCTGCTGGCCGCGGCCTGCCTGGGCGTGTGGGCCACGGTGTCCGCCGCGGCCACTCCGCCCCCGGCGGAAGAGCCCCCGGTGACGCTGCGCCGCTTCGCGCTGCTCGTGGGCTCCAGCGAGGGCGGTGAGGGACGCGAGCGGCTGCGCTACGCGGGCTCGGATGCGCTGGCCATGTCCCGCGTGTTGGGGGAGCTGGGCGGCGTGGCGGTGGCGGACCGCGTGCTGCTGCTGGAGGCGGACCGGAAGGGCCTGCTGGGCGCGCTGGAGCGGATGCGGGTGCTGGTGGAGGCCGCGGCCGCAGATGGCGTTCGCAGCGAGCTGGTGCTCTACTACTCGGGCCATTCGGACGCGGAGGGGCTGCTGCCGCGCGGTGAGCGACTGACCTACGCGGCGCTGAAGCAGGGGCTGGGCGCGGTGCCCGTGGACGTGCGCATCGCGATTCTGGACTCGTGCGGCTCCGGCGCGGTGACGCGCTTCAAGGGTGGGGTGCACCGGCCGGGCTTCCTCATGGACGCGGCGTCGCAGGTGCGGGGCCACGCGTACCTCGCCTCCAGCTCCGCGGATGAAGTGGCGCAGGAGTCGGACACCATTGGCGCGTCCTTCTTCACGCACTTCCTGGTGACGGGCCTGCGCGGCGCGGCGGACGCCAGCGGTGACGGCCGCGTCACCCTGCACGAGGCCTACCAGTTCGCCTTCCATGAAACGCTGGCGCGCACGGAGCGCTCGCAGGGCGGTCCGCAGCACGCGGCCTATGACATCCAACTGGCGGGTAGCGGCGACCTGGTGCTGACGGACCTGCGCACCTCGCGCGTGCGGCTCACGGTGGCGGAGGACGTGCAAGGCCGCCTCTTCGTGCGCGACTGGGGCAACCAGTTGGTCGCGGAGCTGCAGAAGCCCGCGGGCCGGCGCCTGGCGCTGGGGCTGGAGGCGGGGCGCTATCAGGTCGTGCTGGAGCGTCCCTCGCAGCGGTTCGAAGCGGAGTTGACGGTGTCGCCAAAGGGGGGCTCGGAGCTGCGCGCCGAGCACTTCGTTCCCATGACACTCACGCGCACGGCGGCGCGAGGCGGGACGGACATGCGGGCCGAGGCCCTGTCCACCGGCGAGCCGGTCGTCCTCGGCGACATGCCCTCCGTGCCCTTCAACCTGTCGCTGGTGCCGCCGCTGGCCACCACCTCGCTGTGGGGGGGCGTCGGGCGCAACCACCTGGCGCTGGGTGTGCTGGGCGTGCGCTCGATGCAGCTTCAGGGGTTGGGCGTGTCCGCCGGCGTGGGGTGGGTGGACGGGACGGTGGAGGGGTTCCAGGTGTCGGGCGTGGCGAATGTGGCGGGCGGGGAGATTTTCGGTCTCCAGACGGCGTTCGGCGGCAACCTCGCCTTCGGTGGCGGGACGGGCGGGCAGGTGTCCGCCGTCTTCAACATGGCCGAGCGGGACTTCACGGGCTTCCAGGTGAGCACCACGGCGAACCGCGCGGCGGCGCGCCTCCGTGGCGTGCAGGCGGCCGTGGGCATCAACCTGGCGGAGCGGCTCGCGGGCGCGCAGGTGGGCCTCATCAACATCTCCGGGGACGTCGCGGGCGCGCAGGTGGGCCTCATCAACGTGGCGGCCGAGGTCCGCGGCGTGCAACTGGGGTTCATCAACATCGCGGATGACGTGTCGGTGCCCATCGGCTTCTTGAGCATCGTGCGCAAGGGGCGCTTCGTGCTGGAGCTCTCCGCTGACGACGTCATGCCCCTGTCGGTGGGCATCAAATATGGGAGCCGGACAGTCTATGTGCTGGCCACCACGGGCGTGGGGATTGGCAAGGACTCGCTGCGGACCTTCCTCAACATGGGCCTGGGCGTGCACGTCCCGCTGGATGCGGCGGACCGCTACTCGCTGGACGTGGACCTGTCGTACGGAAGCTGGCAGCCGAACTTCTATGGCTCGGGGCCCAAGAACACGCTGTTCCGGATGCGCGCCACGCTGGGGTGGGAGCTCAAGCGGCGCTTCGCGCTCTTCGGTGGTGTGTCCCTCAACGCGTACGACCCGTCGTCCCAGGACGAGTACCGCGACGTGAGCTGGCTGCCGCAGTGGAAGCTGGGCCGCGGCCCCGGCGGCGTCCGGATGTGGCCCGGCCTGCTGCTGGGCGTGCGCATCTGA
- a CDS encoding nuclear transport factor 2 family protein yields the protein MNALPDEVFRVPTVSLLLFVLASAPANTAPADSKAAITAVLDDWHQAAAAADEARYFGHFTDDAVYLGTDATERWTRDEFRAWAKPYFSKGKAWNFKATSRHIFLSKDGAVAWFDEALDTPNLGPSRGSGVLVKDAGTWKIAQYNLSIPIPNDVLPEVKRRIERELARSQKTPGKSSTWRAPPAKVPSPQTPPIKERAPAQAN from the coding sequence TTGAACGCCCTGCCTGACGAGGTCTTCCGCGTGCCCACCGTTTCCTTGCTGCTCTTCGTGCTCGCCTCCGCTCCCGCGAACACGGCCCCCGCCGACTCGAAGGCAGCCATCACCGCCGTGCTGGATGACTGGCACCAGGCCGCCGCCGCCGCGGACGAGGCGCGCTACTTCGGCCACTTCACCGACGACGCGGTGTACCTGGGCACCGACGCCACCGAGCGTTGGACCCGTGATGAATTCCGCGCCTGGGCGAAGCCGTACTTCTCCAAGGGCAAGGCCTGGAACTTCAAGGCGACGTCACGCCACATCTTCCTCTCGAAGGATGGCGCGGTGGCCTGGTTCGACGAGGCGTTGGATACGCCCAACCTGGGCCCCAGCCGCGGCAGCGGCGTGCTGGTGAAGGACGCCGGCACCTGGAAGATTGCCCAGTACAACCTCTCCATCCCCATCCCCAACGACGTGCTGCCGGAGGTGAAGCGGCGCATCGAGCGGGAACTGGCCCGGAGCCAGAAGACGCCCGGGAAGTCCTCGACCTGGAGGGCGCCGCCGGCGAAGGTGCCCTCGCCGCAGACGCCGCCCATCAAGGAGAGGGCGCCCGCTCAGGCGAACTAG
- a CDS encoding M6 family metalloprotease domain-containing protein, translating to MSRTWSMVSAVWLAACSAQVSDVDEAQDGSPPHETVSRQESWEGELEVVVVDPPAPAASWEEYFVKQGNQHRQVRFEHGAPPGLRSGLQVKVRGREQGGQLIAQGVDVDTHAASSLSTASACGVSGVQRSLVIMTEFPGMARPGLTPQAVHDVFFSTTRRSLADYWSEVSEGRTTTTGDVVSGYTLDRAYSCSEGAAMREAAVRAADADVDFTQYDRIFIVHPRPQAGCSYAGQATVSCGQVQTADGTVMASTSWLVAESMMVHDSAVELVTHEAGHNLTLGHASSRDFGAEALGLPGATGVIDEYGDVFSTMGRWNLGHYAAPQKARIGWLDASAVAEVDGVDGVDGTFTLAPVVASGGLKALKVRRRPGSNDWLWLEYRQPVGGYEATLAPQVFGGALVHYADATTLSGSHLLDFTPQTASWTDPALLPGTTWDDPYSTLSVTVNAATSAGLVVSIAHRQSACVRAPHEVQVTSFAPTSWPGGRPEFEVVLVNHDSPTCSPSTFQVSALLPQGWGSDRLPAQVTVAASASLSWGLQAYAPYSAAPGTYAVGLAATRDGHTVQGTADIDIVERCVTASPTVTLSPQTVTAAPGTDVTWTVNVTNNDSASCDWVWYDFYSNLPSAWDTAFSDWGVNLPPGGAFTFTMTKSIPREARGGSHTVDLDIYKDEYGLVWHGTTTVDVAEPLTRSR from the coding sequence ATGTCCCGCACGTGGAGCATGGTATCGGCCGTGTGGCTCGCGGCCTGTAGCGCGCAGGTTTCCGACGTGGATGAAGCGCAGGACGGGTCGCCACCACACGAAACGGTGAGCCGCCAGGAGTCATGGGAGGGGGAACTGGAGGTCGTGGTGGTGGATCCGCCCGCGCCCGCCGCGTCGTGGGAAGAGTACTTCGTGAAGCAGGGGAACCAGCACCGCCAGGTGCGCTTCGAACACGGCGCGCCGCCGGGACTGCGCAGCGGGCTCCAGGTGAAGGTACGTGGGCGCGAGCAGGGCGGCCAGCTCATCGCCCAGGGCGTGGACGTGGACACCCATGCCGCGTCCTCGCTGAGCACGGCGAGCGCGTGTGGCGTCAGCGGCGTGCAGCGCAGCCTGGTCATCATGACGGAGTTCCCCGGCATGGCCCGGCCCGGCCTCACCCCGCAGGCGGTCCACGACGTGTTCTTCTCCACGACGCGCCGTTCGCTGGCGGATTACTGGAGCGAGGTGTCCGAGGGTCGCACCACCACCACGGGCGACGTGGTGAGCGGGTACACGCTGGACCGCGCCTATTCATGCAGTGAAGGCGCGGCCATGCGTGAGGCCGCGGTGCGGGCGGCGGACGCGGACGTGGACTTCACGCAGTACGACCGCATCTTCATTGTCCACCCACGGCCGCAGGCGGGCTGTTCCTACGCCGGTCAGGCCACGGTGTCCTGCGGGCAGGTGCAGACGGCGGACGGTACCGTGATGGCCTCCACTTCGTGGCTCGTGGCGGAGTCCATGATGGTCCACGACAGTGCCGTGGAGTTGGTGACGCACGAGGCGGGGCACAACCTCACGTTGGGCCATGCGAGCTCGCGCGACTTCGGCGCGGAGGCCCTGGGCCTGCCGGGGGCGACGGGTGTCATCGACGAGTACGGGGATGTCTTCTCGACGATGGGACGGTGGAACCTGGGCCACTACGCGGCGCCGCAGAAGGCACGTATCGGCTGGCTGGACGCGTCCGCGGTGGCCGAAGTGGACGGTGTGGACGGTGTGGACGGCACCTTCACCCTCGCGCCCGTGGTCGCGTCGGGCGGGCTGAAGGCGCTCAAGGTGCGGCGGCGGCCTGGGAGCAATGACTGGCTGTGGTTGGAGTACCGCCAGCCCGTGGGGGGCTATGAGGCGACGCTGGCGCCGCAGGTGTTCGGCGGAGCGCTCGTGCACTACGCGGATGCGACGACGCTGAGTGGCTCGCACCTGCTCGACTTCACGCCGCAGACGGCATCGTGGACCGACCCGGCCCTGCTTCCGGGCACGACGTGGGACGACCCCTACAGCACCCTCTCCGTGACCGTGAACGCGGCGACGTCCGCGGGACTCGTCGTGAGCATCGCGCACCGTCAATCCGCGTGCGTCCGCGCACCCCACGAGGTGCAGGTGACGTCCTTCGCCCCCACGTCCTGGCCCGGAGGCCGGCCGGAGTTCGAGGTCGTTCTCGTCAACCACGACTCGCCTACGTGTTCGCCGTCCACCTTCCAGGTCTCCGCCCTCCTTCCGCAGGGGTGGGGCTCCGACCGTCTGCCCGCGCAAGTCACTGTCGCCGCGTCCGCCTCGTTGTCATGGGGCCTCCAGGCGTATGCGCCCTACAGCGCGGCGCCCGGCACGTACGCCGTGGGCCTGGCCGCCACGCGAGACGGCCACACGGTGCAAGGCACAGCGGACATCGACATCGTCGAGCGTTGTGTCACCGCATCGCCTACCGTCACACTGTCACCGCAGACAGTGACGGCGGCGCCGGGCACGGATGTCACCTGGACGGTGAACGTCACCAACAACGACTCCGCGTCGTGTGATTGGGTCTGGTACGACTTCTATTCCAACCTGCCGTCGGCCTGGGACACCGCCTTTTCCGACTGGGGTGTGAACCTGCCGCCGGGTGGCGCCTTCACTTTCACGATGACGAAGTCCATTCCACGGGAGGCGCGCGGCGGCAGCCACACGGTGGACCTGGACATCTACAAGGACGAGTACGGTCTCGTGTGGCACGGCACCACCACCGTGGATGTGGCCGAGCCGCTGACGCGCTCGAGGTGA
- a CDS encoding erythromycin esterase family protein, with protein sequence MGSMEEDAPEVSAALLEGIRAAALPVSGRASDLDPLIESIGDARFVLLGEATHGTHEFYQARATLTRRLIAEQGFHALVVEADWPAALRVDAFVRGNGQDATAAGALGNFQRFPRWMWRNREMEELVTWMRAHNATVPPEQRAGFYGMDLYSLHDSMREVVAWLDTVDPDAAQRARERYACFDHFGPEPHVYGQSTTSGQADSCEEQVWAQFVELQRRRTRGPEDADARFHAEQNARLVANAEAYYRAVYAGRHEGWNLRDTHMADTVDALAAHLSRSGPPARLVIWAHNSHLGDARATQMGDQGELNVGQLLRERHGAATYNVGFTTYTGVVIAAHEWDEPGLRRRIQPAMSGSYERLFHDVGMPAFLLRMAELGEAAGGLHERRLERAIGVVYAPRTERWSHYFHANLPAQFDAVLHYDETRALRPLDSDAGHGEEDAPDTYPFGL encoded by the coding sequence ATGGGTTCAATGGAGGAGGACGCCCCGGAGGTGTCGGCCGCCCTGCTGGAGGGCATCCGAGCCGCCGCGCTCCCCGTGTCGGGCCGCGCTTCGGACCTGGACCCGCTCATCGAGAGCATCGGTGATGCGCGGTTCGTCCTGCTGGGCGAGGCCACACACGGGACACACGAGTTCTACCAGGCACGCGCCACCCTCACCCGCCGCCTCATCGCCGAGCAGGGCTTCCACGCGCTGGTGGTGGAGGCCGACTGGCCGGCCGCCCTCCGTGTCGACGCGTTCGTGCGGGGTAACGGGCAGGACGCGACGGCCGCTGGCGCCCTGGGCAACTTCCAGCGATTCCCGCGGTGGATGTGGCGCAACCGGGAGATGGAGGAGCTGGTCACCTGGATGCGTGCCCACAACGCCACGGTTCCGCCGGAGCAGCGGGCGGGCTTCTACGGCATGGACCTGTACAGCCTTCACGACTCCATGCGGGAGGTGGTGGCCTGGTTGGACACGGTGGACCCGGATGCCGCGCAGCGGGCCCGCGAGCGCTACGCCTGCTTCGACCACTTCGGCCCCGAGCCCCACGTCTATGGCCAGTCCACCACGTCGGGGCAGGCGGACTCGTGCGAGGAGCAGGTCTGGGCCCAGTTCGTGGAGTTGCAGCGGCGGAGGACTCGGGGGCCCGAGGACGCGGACGCCCGCTTCCACGCCGAGCAGAACGCCCGGCTCGTCGCCAACGCGGAGGCGTACTACCGCGCCGTGTATGCGGGCCGGCACGAAGGCTGGAACCTGCGTGACACGCACATGGCGGACACGGTGGACGCGCTCGCGGCGCACCTGTCACGCAGCGGTCCACCGGCCCGGTTGGTCATCTGGGCGCACAACTCCCACCTGGGTGATGCCCGCGCCACGCAGATGGGTGACCAGGGGGAGCTCAACGTGGGCCAGCTCCTTCGCGAGCGGCACGGCGCGGCCACCTACAACGTGGGCTTCACCACGTACACGGGCGTGGTCATCGCCGCGCACGAATGGGACGAGCCCGGCCTGCGACGCCGCATCCAGCCCGCCATGTCCGGCAGCTACGAGCGCCTGTTCCACGACGTGGGAATGCCCGCGTTCCTGCTGCGCATGGCCGAGCTGGGCGAAGCGGCGGGCGGCCTGCATGAGCGCCGCCTGGAGCGCGCCATCGGCGTGGTGTACGCGCCGCGCACCGAGCGGTGGAGCCACTACTTCCACGCGAACCTGCCCGCGCAGTTCGACGCGGTGCTGCACTACGACGAGACGCGGGCATTGCGCCCGTTGGACTCGGATGCCGGGCACGGGGAAGAGGACGCGCCTGACACGTATCCCTTCGGGTTGTGA
- a CDS encoding TetR/AcrR family transcriptional regulator, with the protein MPRATRGKLPSSKPREGTAVHAKGTERVASILDAATDTLVEEGHSGLTLRRVAQRAGLSVGNLQYYFPAKQDVVRALLARYLEAASQRVHARVEEGGRAPMERLRRAVEALLEDQESPRHCQLFAELWALAARDEMVADALAVFYAGFRAGVVALLRELAPGLSPSRLERRAALVVAFLEGLSLFRGGGALRRASVPGLEQELRAVLEEVLAGVPAAGKL; encoded by the coding sequence ATGCCACGCGCCACGCGGGGGAAGCTGCCGTCGTCGAAGCCTCGCGAGGGGACCGCCGTTCACGCCAAGGGGACCGAGCGGGTGGCGTCCATCCTCGATGCGGCCACCGACACACTGGTGGAGGAGGGCCATTCGGGGCTCACGCTGCGCCGGGTGGCTCAGAGGGCGGGGCTCAGCGTGGGCAACCTCCAGTACTACTTCCCCGCGAAGCAGGACGTGGTGCGGGCGCTGCTCGCGCGCTACCTGGAAGCCGCCAGCCAACGGGTGCATGCGCGGGTGGAGGAAGGCGGCCGTGCGCCGATGGAGCGGCTTCGGCGCGCGGTGGAGGCCCTGCTGGAGGACCAGGAGTCGCCGCGTCATTGCCAGCTCTTCGCGGAGCTGTGGGCGCTCGCCGCACGGGATGAAATGGTCGCGGACGCGCTCGCCGTCTTCTACGCGGGCTTCCGGGCGGGTGTCGTGGCGCTGCTGCGTGAACTGGCGCCCGGGCTCAGCCCGTCTCGCCTGGAGCGTCGCGCGGCGTTGGTGGTCGCATTCCTGGAGGGGCTGTCCCTCTTCAGAGGCGGCGGTGCGCTCCGGAGGGCCTCGGTGCCAGGGTTGGAGCAGGAGCTGCGGGCCGTGTTGGAGGAAGTGCTGGCGGGCGTCCCCGCAGCCGGGAAGCTATGA
- a CDS encoding saccharopine dehydrogenase NADP-binding domain-containing protein yields MVAEDSVVLVGGYGVVGTWLAQLLRERHPDLPLVIAGRRREPAEALARRLGNAEAVVLDVTAPDPLACLSGRPRAVVSLVNDPDDAVLRSAVREGVAVLDITRWTSRVKSAVLRLSGTPPRAPVLLSSAWMAGLVPRLVAGASERVGGVERVDVGIRFALADQAGPDSVEYMDRLGMAFDITEGGKERQVLPLTDGRRVMFPDGRPTRVFRLDTPEQATLPLVLGARTVSTRLGFDSGTVTWMLAALQQVGLLRLLQHPRLTSVRRALMASSGTGGEAAWVADVEGPRGALRIEVVDPKGQAHLTAVGAVLGTERLLGWDGAPPPAAGVWFPEHDARPEQALAALRGCGVQVRFEEQSRREAA; encoded by the coding sequence ATGGTGGCTGAGGACAGTGTCGTGCTGGTGGGGGGCTACGGCGTGGTGGGGACGTGGCTCGCGCAGTTGCTGCGGGAGCGGCATCCGGACCTTCCGCTGGTCATCGCTGGCCGCCGCCGCGAGCCCGCGGAGGCGTTGGCCCGGCGGCTGGGGAATGCGGAAGCCGTGGTGCTGGATGTGACGGCGCCCGACCCGCTGGCGTGCCTGTCCGGACGGCCCAGGGCCGTGGTGTCGCTGGTCAATGACCCGGACGATGCGGTGCTGCGCTCGGCGGTCCGGGAAGGCGTGGCGGTGCTCGACATCACCCGCTGGACGTCGCGTGTGAAGTCGGCGGTGCTGCGGCTGTCGGGGACGCCCCCACGGGCACCCGTCCTGCTCAGCTCCGCGTGGATGGCGGGACTGGTGCCCAGGCTCGTCGCGGGCGCGTCGGAGCGGGTGGGAGGCGTCGAGCGCGTCGACGTGGGCATCCGCTTCGCCCTGGCGGATCAGGCGGGTCCGGACTCGGTGGAGTACATGGACCGGCTGGGGATGGCCTTCGACATCACGGAGGGAGGGAAGGAGCGGCAGGTGTTGCCGCTGACGGACGGCCGCCGGGTGATGTTCCCGGATGGGCGGCCCACGCGCGTCTTCCGGCTCGACACGCCCGAGCAGGCCACGCTGCCGCTGGTGCTGGGCGCGCGTACGGTGTCGACGCGGCTGGGGTTCGATTCGGGCACCGTCACCTGGATGCTCGCGGCGCTCCAGCAGGTGGGGCTGCTCCGGCTGCTCCAGCATCCCCGTCTGACGTCCGTGCGGCGCGCGCTGATGGCCAGCAGCGGCACGGGCGGTGAGGCGGCGTGGGTGGCGGACGTGGAAGGTCCTCGCGGAGCGCTGCGAATCGAAGTGGTGGACCCGAAGGGACAGGCCCACCTCACGGCCGTGGGCGCGGTGCTGGGGACGGAGCGACTGCTGGGATGGGATGGCGCGCCGCCTCCCGCCGCGGGCGTGTGGTTCCCGGAGCACGACGCGCGTCCGGAGCAGGCCCTGGCGGCCCTGCGCGGGTGCGGTGTCCAGGTCCGCTTCGAGGAACAATCGCGCCGGGAGGCGGCCTGA
- a CDS encoding alpha/beta fold hydrolase: protein MVLESFLVGEGDVPTVMLHGFLGTGRNLRSLAAAWSAADPSRRILLPDLTGHGTSPALPANSDLYSMARDVVDTARAQGFQGPFDWVGHSLGGRVTLAASLNVPEAVRSVSLLDIAPGPVPGDLSESGKVLGILLQAPAQAENRRAMRAELTGRGLSEPLADWLLMNLVTEESGVRWRFDRQGLAGLHSRVNDTDLWTAVERKDRPPMRCLRGGRSKYVSDADVERLVAAGCPVETLPEAGHFVHVDAPQAVLAWLR, encoded by the coding sequence ATGGTCCTCGAGAGTTTCCTGGTGGGTGAGGGCGATGTGCCCACGGTGATGCTGCACGGCTTCCTGGGCACGGGGCGCAATCTGCGCTCACTGGCGGCGGCGTGGAGCGCGGCGGACCCGAGCCGGCGCATCCTCTTGCCAGACCTCACCGGACACGGGACGTCCCCTGCGCTGCCAGCGAACTCGGACCTCTACAGCATGGCCCGGGACGTGGTGGACACGGCGCGTGCGCAGGGCTTCCAGGGTCCGTTCGACTGGGTGGGGCATTCGCTTGGAGGACGGGTGACGCTCGCGGCAAGCCTCAATGTCCCGGAGGCCGTCCGGAGCGTGTCGCTGCTGGACATCGCACCGGGGCCTGTCCCGGGAGACTTGTCGGAGAGTGGCAAGGTGCTGGGCATCCTTCTCCAGGCACCGGCTCAGGCGGAGAACCGCCGGGCGATGCGCGCGGAGCTCACGGGCCGCGGCTTGTCGGAGCCGCTGGCGGACTGGCTGCTGATGAACCTGGTGACGGAGGAGAGCGGCGTGCGCTGGCGCTTCGACCGGCAGGGACTGGCGGGCCTGCACTCGCGCGTGAATGACACAGACCTGTGGACAGCGGTGGAGCGCAAGGACCGGCCGCCGATGCGGTGCCTTCGGGGTGGCCGCTCGAAGTACGTGAGTGACGCGGACGTGGAGCGCCTGGTGGCCGCGGGCTGCCCGGTGGAGACGCTGCCGGAGGCCGGGCACTTCGTCCACGTGGACGCGCCGCAAGCGGTGTTGGCGTGGCTGCGCTGA